In Capsicum annuum cultivar UCD-10X-F1 chromosome 7, UCD10Xv1.1, whole genome shotgun sequence, one genomic interval encodes:
- the LOC107878176 gene encoding endoglucanase 11 encodes MKSFLYHSSILLLLSTIFASSAIAFDYADALQKSLLYFEAQRSGRLPYNQRVTWRDHSGLTDGLEEGVDLVGGYYDAGDHVKFGLPMAFTVTMLSWSVLEYGEEISYVGEMEHAFEAIKWGTDYFIKAHTSPNVLWAEVGDGDTDHYCWQRPEDMTTSRRAFKIDENNPGSDLAGETAAAMAAASIVFRKNNPHYSHLLLHHAQQLFEFGEKYRGKYDKSVGVVKNYYASVSGYEDELLWASLWLYKATDKEEYLEYVINKANSFGGIGWAITEFSWDVKFAGLQIIASKLLQKEKHKKHHHILEQYRSKAEHYICSCLNKNNGNTNVRRTTAGLLYVRQWNNMQYVSTATFLLTIYSDFLSKSNQKIICHGGIIDHEELFNFAKSQVDYILGSNPRNMSYLVGFGPNYPKRVHHRGASIVSYRENKGFIGCTQGYDYWYNKDGPNPNVLIGAIVGGPDNQDDFNDDRANYVQTEACTYNTAPLVGIFAKLNFLNNPPLIASF; translated from the exons ATGAAGAGTTTTTTGTACCATTCTTCTATTCTCCTTTTACTCTCCACCATTTTTGCTTCTTCCGCTATAGCTTTTGATTATGCAGATGCTCTCCAAAAGAGTCTTCTTTATTTCGAAGCTCAAAGGTCCGGTCGATTACCTTATAATCAACGTGTCACTTGGCGCGACCATTCTGGCTTAACTGATGGCTTAGAAGAAGGG GTGGATTTGGTTGGAGGTTACTATGATGCGGGTGACCATGTGAAATTTGGGTTGCCAATGGCATTCACTGTGACAATGTTGTCATGGAGTGTGCTTGAATATGGTGAAGAGATTTCTTATGTAGGGGAAATGGAACATGCTTTTGAAGCTATCAAATGGGGTACCGATTATTTCATCAAAGCACACACTAGCCCAAATGTGTTATGGGCAGAG GTGGGAGATGGAGACACTGATCATTACTGTTGGCAAAGGCCAGAGGACATGACAACTTCTCGTCGAGCATTCAAGATCGACGAGAACAACCCCGGCTCTGACCTAGCCGGGGAGACGGCCGCAGCAATGGCAGCCGCTTCCATTGTGTTTAGGAAAAATAATCCACATTATTCTCACTTATTATTGCACCATGCTCAACAG TTATTTGAGTTTGGTGAAAAGTACAGAGGGAAATATGACAAGAGTGTTGGAGTAGTGAAGAACTATTATGCATCAGTGAGTGGGTACGAAGATGAGTTGTTGTGGGCATCACTGTGGCTATACAAGGCCACCGACAAAGAAGAGTATTTGGAGTATGTAATTAACAAGGCAAATTCATTTGGAGGTATTGGTTGGGCTATTACTGAGTTCAGTTGGGATGTTAAGTTTGCTGGTCTCCAAATTATTGCTTCTAAG TTACTGCAGAAGGAAAAACACAAGAAACACCACCACATACTGGAGCAGTATCGGTCGAAAGCCGAACACTACATATGTTCATGTCTCAACAAAAACAACGGCAACACTAACGTTCGGCGCACCACAGCCGGCTTATTATACGTCCGGCAATGGAACAACATGCAATACGTATCGACGGCCACTTTCTTACTTACAATTTACTCAGATTTCCTTTCAAAATCCAACCAAAAAATCATATGCCATGGTGGAATAATTGATCATGAAGAGCTATTCAATTTTGCCAAATCCCAAGTGGACTACATCTTGGGCTCAAATCCAAGAAACATGAGCTATCTTGTGGGCTTTGGCCCAAACTACCCAAAAAGAGTACACCATAGAGGGGCCTCAATTGTGTCATATAGAGAAAACAAGGGCTTTATTGGATGTACCCAAGGGTATGATTATTGGTACAACAAAGATGGGCCAAACCCAAATGTTCTAATTGGGGCAATTGTTGGTGGGCCTGATAATCAAGATGATTTTAATGATGATAGAGCAAATTATGTGCAGACAGAGGCGTGTACATATAATACAGCACCTCTTGTCGGAATTTTTGCAaagttgaatttcttgaataatCCACCATTAATTGCATCTTTCTAA